A region of Dioscorea cayenensis subsp. rotundata cultivar TDr96_F1 chromosome 5, TDr96_F1_v2_PseudoChromosome.rev07_lg8_w22 25.fasta, whole genome shotgun sequence DNA encodes the following proteins:
- the LOC120259866 gene encoding uncharacterized exonuclease domain-containing protein At3g15140 — translation MVAADKTLHRSKKDMALPRFSSTLIGAPTSTSFFRSVHPIAHPSLPHLSNRVLVAPLVVHNPSLPITTEAPKTTRWKPLCLYHTHGKCTQVNDPLHLEKFNHNYQIDLQVNATELDNLRPQNFDYFLVLDLEGKVEILEFPVVMINAKNMEFIDLFHRFVRPVGMSEKRISEYIEGKYGKMGLERVWHDTATPFKDVLQEFQIWMEKHSILEKESGGPLHRAAFITCGNWDLKTKIPEQLKVSKIKPPAYFMEWINLKDIYLNFYNRRATGMMTMMRELNIPLLGSHHLGIDDTKNIVRVLQHMLADGAVLQITAKRSSSVTGDVKFLFKNRIR, via the exons ATGGTTGCTGCCGACAAGACACTCCATCGTTCAAAGAAGGACATGGCGCTGCCGCGGTTTTCGTCCACGCTCATCGGCGCTCCAACCTCCACCTCCTTCTTCCGCTCAGTCCACCCAATCGCTCATCCATCGCTTCCTCACCTCTCTAATCGCGTTCTCGTCGCCCCCCTCGTTGTCCACAACCCCTCTCTCCCCATCACCACCGAAGCTCCCAAGACTACTCGGTGGAAACCCTTGTGCCTCTACCACACACATGGTAAGTGCACTCAG GTGAATGATCCTTTGCACCTTGAGAAGTTCAATCACAACTATCAAATTGACCTCCAAGTGAATGCAACTGAACTTGATAATCTGAGGCCTCAGAATTTTGATTACTTTTTAGTCCTTGATTTGGAGGGCAAAGTTGAGATTCTTGAATTTCCTGTCGTGATGATTAATGCTAAGAATATGGAGTTCATTGATCTATTTCACAG GTTTGTGAGGCCAGTTGGAATGAGCGAAAAAAGGATCAGTGAATATATTGAGGGCAAGTATGGAAAAATGGGACTTGAACG AGTTTGGCATGATACAGCTACCCCATTTAAGGATGTGCTTCAAGAGTTCCAAATATGGATggaaaaacattcaatattaGAAAAGGAGTCAGGAGGCCCACTTCATCGAGCAGCATTTATAACTTG TGGGAATTGGGATTTGAAGACAAAAATTCCAGAACAgttgaaagtttcaaaaataaaaccacCCGCGTACTTCATGGAGTGGATAAATTTGAAGGACATATACCTCAACTTTTATAATCGGAGA GCGACGGGCATGATGACAATGATGAGAGAACTCAATATCCCTTTACTAGGAAGTCACCACCTTGGAATTGATGACACCAAGAATATAGTACGTGTTCTTCAACATATGCTTGCTGATGGTGCTGTCTTGCAGATCACTGCAAAGAGAAGTTCCTCAGTGACTGGAGATGTGAAGTTTCTTTTCAAAAACAGGATCAGATGA
- the LOC120261848 gene encoding uncharacterized protein LOC120261848 isoform X1 codes for MILEAKDKSCSSNEVLAFNLFDEFWFFNNIVNGTKIMFHSSSTREDREKLQHYNLLPAPSLLTTPSLPPRPTSEVLRSSNYINHNLQQDAPLNRSSKTTRLARSISTINYAKHNLQDDAKLNPSSKSIRLARSVSSINYEEHNKQQDGKFNPSSKSSGIERGVTISKPPKLSTNEASLRKAFQEKKWKSLSDLELEELQGFKDLGFVFDNSQLSASLMKVAPGLRQQKMPANENENNNTRKPYLSEAWLLSLRRSETPKLRWADQKSAEDKKKQLRSWVRALASNVRQEC; via the exons ATGATCTTAGAAGCAAAAGACAAATCCTGTAGTTCCAATGAAGTTCTTGCTTTCAACCTTTTTGATGAGTTTTGGTTCTTCAACAACATTGTCAATGGAACAAAGATCATGTTTCATTCTTCTTCCACAAGAGAAGACAGAGAAAAACTCCAACATTATAATCTACTCCCTGCTCCTAGTTTACTTACAACTCCATCTCTACCTCCTCGTCCAACCTCAGAGGTATTGAGGTCTTCCAATTACATCAACCATAACCTACAGCAAGATGCTCCATTGAATCGATCTTCCAAG ACCACTAGACTCGCAAGGAGTATCAGCACTATCAATTATGCTAAACATAACCTGCAAGATGATGCCAAGCTTAATCCATCTTCAAAG agcaTTAGACTTGCAAGGAGTGTCAGCTCTATTAATTATGAAGAACATAACAAGCAACAGGATGGCAAGTTCAACCCATCCTCTAAG agcaGTGGAATTGAAAGGGGTGTGACTATATCAAAGCCACCAAAACTTTCTACCAATGAAGCTAGTTTAAGAAAAGCATTTCAAGAGAAGAAGTGGAAAAGCTTGAGTGACCTTGAATTGGAGGAGTTACAAGGATTCAAAGACCTGGGTTTTGTGTTTGATAACTCGCAATTGAGTGCCAGCTTAATGAAAGTGGCCCCTGGCCTTCGTCAGCAGAAGATGCCTGCAAATGAGAATGAGAACAATAACACCCGGAAGCCATACCTATCTGAAGCATGGCTACTGAGCCTGAGGAGATCAGAAACTCCAAAGTTGAGATGGGCAGACCAGAAATCAGCGGAAGACAAGAAGAAGCAGCTCAGGTCTTGGGTGAGGGCCTTGGCATCCAATGTTCGCCAGGAATGTTGA
- the LOC120261848 gene encoding uncharacterized protein LOC120261848 isoform X2 gives MILEAKDKSCSSNEVLAFNLFDEFWFFNNIVNGTKIMFHSSSTREDREKLQHYNLLPAPSLLTTPSLPPRPTSEVLRSSNYINHNLQQDAPLNRSSKTTRLARSISTINYAKHNLQDDAKLNPSSKSSGIERGVTISKPPKLSTNEASLRKAFQEKKWKSLSDLELEELQGFKDLGFVFDNSQLSASLMKVAPGLRQQKMPANENENNNTRKPYLSEAWLLSLRRSETPKLRWADQKSAEDKKKQLRSWVRALASNVRQEC, from the exons ATGATCTTAGAAGCAAAAGACAAATCCTGTAGTTCCAATGAAGTTCTTGCTTTCAACCTTTTTGATGAGTTTTGGTTCTTCAACAACATTGTCAATGGAACAAAGATCATGTTTCATTCTTCTTCCACAAGAGAAGACAGAGAAAAACTCCAACATTATAATCTACTCCCTGCTCCTAGTTTACTTACAACTCCATCTCTACCTCCTCGTCCAACCTCAGAGGTATTGAGGTCTTCCAATTACATCAACCATAACCTACAGCAAGATGCTCCATTGAATCGATCTTCCAAG ACCACTAGACTCGCAAGGAGTATCAGCACTATCAATTATGCTAAACATAACCTGCAAGATGATGCCAAGCTTAATCCATCTTCAAAG agcaGTGGAATTGAAAGGGGTGTGACTATATCAAAGCCACCAAAACTTTCTACCAATGAAGCTAGTTTAAGAAAAGCATTTCAAGAGAAGAAGTGGAAAAGCTTGAGTGACCTTGAATTGGAGGAGTTACAAGGATTCAAAGACCTGGGTTTTGTGTTTGATAACTCGCAATTGAGTGCCAGCTTAATGAAAGTGGCCCCTGGCCTTCGTCAGCAGAAGATGCCTGCAAATGAGAATGAGAACAATAACACCCGGAAGCCATACCTATCTGAAGCATGGCTACTGAGCCTGAGGAGATCAGAAACTCCAAAGTTGAGATGGGCAGACCAGAAATCAGCGGAAGACAAGAAGAAGCAGCTCAGGTCTTGGGTGAGGGCCTTGGCATCCAATGTTCGCCAGGAATGTTGA
- the LOC120261849 gene encoding uncharacterized protein LOC120261849, which yields MLHSHHRLLSFSPPPPISVHRHRSFPNPPPLPHRRRPVFLLCAQPSLAESLDPIPPPQPSDEPPVDEGPIEILSSKPPVFSKDDNPSPLQVTTSVLLTGAISVFLFRALRRRAKRAKELRLRSTGVEKTKNLKDEALEKLRAIGATPVEPDVPPSPVQALLGGIAAGVITVILYKFTTTIEASLNRQTISDNFSVRQMTITIRTIVNGLCYLATFVFGVNSVGLILYAIQLSFSSLTENLNSPKSAEDDRQVNNAMLSTENSVDNIESISEDVQGSSKDPTK from the exons ATGCTCCACTCCCACCACCGCCTCCTCTCCTTCTCCCCACCGCCTCCCATCTCCGTCCACCGCCACCGCTCATTCCCCAACCCTCCTCCCCTTCCCCACCGCCGCCGCCCCGTATTCCTCCTCTGTGCCCAGCCATCCCTAGCCGAGTCTCTCGATCCCATTCCACCGCCACAACCATCAGATGAACCCCCGGTCGACGAAGGTCCGATCGAGATCCTTTCCTCCAAGCCCCCCGTTTTCTCCAAGGATGACAACCCTTCCCCTCTTCAGGTCACAACTAGTGTCCTCCTCACCGGCGCCATCTCCGTCTTCCTCTTCCGGGCCCTCCGCCGCCGCGCCAAGCGCGCCAAGGAACTG AGGTTGAGATCGACGGGGGTGGAGAAGACGAAGAACTTGAAGGACGAGGCATTGGAGAAATTGAGGGCCATCGGAGCTACTCCGGTGGAGCCTGATGTCCCTCCGTCGCCTGTTCAGGCATTGTTAGGTGGGATTGCGGCCGGTGTCATTACTGTCATCTTGTATAAATTCACTACTACTATTGAAGCTTCTCTTAATCGTCAGACCATTTCCGATAATTTCTCG GTTCGTCAAATGACGATAACAATTAG GACTATTGTGAATGGTTTATGCTATCTCGCAACCTTCGTTTTCGGAGTCAATTCTGTTGGCTTGATTCTATACGCAATTCAGCTTTCTTTCAGTTCTTTGACAGAGAACTTAAATAGCCCAAAGTCAGCTGAAGATGATCGGCAGGTAAATAATGCTATGCTTTCTACTGAAAATTCTGTAGATAATATTGAGTCAATAAGTGAAGACGTGCAAGGCAGCTCAAAAGACCCCACAAAGTAA
- the LOC120261847 gene encoding NAC transcription factor 29-like: protein MSPYYNLFDSLEPMPMESIELLSHQLPPGFRFHPTDEELINAYLKKKITSSMTQFTSIIADINIYKYNPWDLPGKAFFGDEEWFFFSPRDRKYPNGIRPNRSAASGYWKATGTDKPIIASSGSHCVGVKKALVFYKGRPPKGIKTEWVMHEYRLIDPTLNQLKNKDSMRLDDWVLCRIRQKSYSGSVNDEQGNQKMEMQEGSDYELFACYDNNHNSNRITEQEVGNNLVGETQPFQEVIGTIKRKVSVGAVDEILMLPQSSNKRVNYGGGQIEEFSPFGFDFVDQEFLSFLM, encoded by the exons ATGTCCCCATACTACAACCTCTTTGATTCACTTGAACCAATGCCAATGGAAAGTATTGAATTACTTAGCCATCAACTCCCTCCAGGGTTCAGATTCCATCCAACTGATGAGGAGCTAATAAATGCCTACTTGAAGAAAAAGATCACCTCTTCAATGACTCAATTTACATCAATCATTGCAGACATAAACATCTACAAGTACAATCCATGGGATCTTCCAG GAAAGGCATTTTTCGGGGATGAAGAGTGGTTCTTTTTTAGTCCAAGAGATCGAAAGTACCCGAATGGAATTCGACCAAATAGATCGGCCGCATCAGGATATTGGAAGGCGACCGGTACCGATAAGCctattattgcttcaagtggcTCTCACTGTGTTGGTGTCAAAAAAGCTCTTGTTTTCTACAAAGGCCGACCACCGAAAGGTATCAAAACCGAATGGGTGATGCATGAGTATCGACTAATTGATCCTACTCTCAATCAGCTCAAAAATAAAGATTCTATGCgg TTGGATGATTGGGTTCTATGTCGAATACGACAAAAGAGTTATTCTGGTTCTGTTAATGATGAACAAGGAAATCAGAAGATGGAGATGCAAGAAGGAAGTGATTATGAGTTATTTGCATGTTatgataataatcataatagtAATAGAATTACCGAGCAAGAAGTTGGTAATAATTTGGTTGGTGAAACTCAGCCTTTTCAGGAGGTTATTGGTACGATCAAGAGAAAAGTTTCAGTTGGTGCAGTTGATGAGATCTTGATGTTACCACAGAGTAGTAATAAGAGAGTAAACTATGGTGGTGGTCAAATTGAGGAGTTTTCTCCATTTGgctttgattttgttgatcaaGAATTTCTAAGCTTTTTAATGTGA
- the LOC120261846 gene encoding receptor-like protein kinase HSL1 produces the protein MTNTTLLSIPSSSSLNSPSSSSSSSPLALILPLQTMHLFISLLLLLLSHSPTPSLSLNQEGLYLLTAKSHFDDPSNSLSDWNSRDQTPCQWAGISCSPTATGAGTDTVTSVNLSEFNLLGPFPEVLCRLDNLTFIDLSYNSINSTLPSLLLCNSLVHLDLSQNLLTGSLPSFLSSLPSLTYLDLSGNNFTGPIPSSFSLFPSLQILSLTGNLLNGTIPASLGKVSTLRQLNLSYNPFSHGPVPAEIGNLASLEVLWLADCNLVGHIPDSLGKLSKLQNLDLSTNSLTGDIPESLTRLSSVIQIELYNNSLSGTIPSGFSSISTLLRIDAAMNLLKGAIPDDIFEIENLESLHLYQNQLNGSIPATVSKSKKLVELRLFANQLTGSLPPDFGRNSSLLYLDLSDNMLSGAIPAGVCERGTLMELLLIDNQFTGSLPESLGKCRTLRRIRLANNQLSGPIPDDLWGLPHVSLLELVNNSFTGSISPQISGAANLSKLLLSDNQFSGNIPSEIGMALNLYEFSADNNRLTGPLPASLGDLTDVFRLSLSNNSLSGDLLRGIQSWTKLTELTLSDNGFTGTIPSELGDLPVLNYLDLSGNKLTGEIPLQLQNLKLNHFNLSENQLSGPIPPFYASEAYRDSFLGNLGLCGDLPDLCPSSQDHASDHHGVFWLIRSIFIITALVLIIGIAWFYLRYRNFKKAKLGMDKSKWTLTSFHKLGFSEYEILDCLDEDNVIGSGASGRVYKAVLSNGEAVAVKKLWGPSNKSAENYDKASNDAFEAEVTTLGKIRHKNIVKLWCSCTHKDCKLLVYEYMPNGSLGDLLHSSKGRLLDWPMRYKIALDAAEGLSYLHHDCVPPIVHRDVKSNNILLDEEFRARVADFGVAKAVEAIGKGPKSMSVIAGSCGYIAPEYAYTLRVNEKSDIYSFGVVILELVTGKPPVDPEFGEKDLAKWVCSILDQKGLDHIIDPELDSCYMEEICKVLNIGILCTSSLPINRPSMRRVVKMLLEVCPDDNDNNKSKKTETKDGKLPPYYDNSEHSSIA, from the exons ATGACGAACACGACCCTCCTCTcgattccttcttcttcttctttaaactctccgtcttcttcttcttcttcttctccattagCTCTCATCCTTCCCCTCCAAACAATGCATCTCTTCatatctcttcttctccttctcctctcccACTCTCCCACTCCATCCCTCTCTCTCAACCAAGAAGGCCTTTATCTCCTCACCGCCAAATCCCACTTCGACGACCCATCCAACTCCTTGTCCGACTGGAACTCCCGCGACCAAACTCCATGCCAATGGGCCGGCATCTCCTGTTCCCCCACCGCCACCGGCGCCGGCACTGACACTGTCACCTCCGTCAACCTCTCCGAGTTCAACCTTTTGGGTCCCTTCCCCGAAGTCCTCTGCCGTCTTGACAATCTCACCTTCATCGACCTCTCCTACAACTCCATCAACTCTACTCTTCCGTCTTTGCTTCTCTGTAACTCCTTGGTCCACCTCGACCTCTCCCAGAACCTCCTCACTGGCTCTCTACCTTCCTTTCTCTCCTCCCTTCCTTCTCTTACTTACCTTGATCTCTCCGGCAACAACTTCACCGGCCCTATTCCTAGCTCATTCTCACTCTTCCCCAGTCTCCAGATCCTTTCCCTCACTGGCAACCTTCTCAACGGGACTATTCCCGCATCTCTCGGCAAAGTCTCCACTCTCCGCCAGCTTAACCTCTCCTACAACCCGTTTTCTCATGGCCCTGTTCCGGCGGAGATCGGCAATCTTGCCAGTTTGGAGGTTCTTTGGCTAGCTGACTGCAACCTTGTTGGCCACATCCCGGACTCGCTCGGCAAACTCTCGAAACTCCAAAACTTGGATCTTTCCACCAATTCTCTCACCGGCGACATCCCCGAGTCTCTGACACGCCTCTCCAGCGTCATCCAGATCGAGCTCTATAACAACTCACTCTCTGGTACTATTCCTTCTGGTTTTTCCAGCATTTCCACGCTTCTACGCATCGATGCTGCGATGAATCTTCTTAAAGGTGCGATTCCGGACGATATTTTTGAGATTGAGAACCTCGAAAGCTTGCATCTTTACCAGAACCAGCTCAACGGCAGCATCCCTGCTACGGTTTCCAAGTCTAAGAAGCTTGTCGAGCTCCGGCTGTTTGCCAACCAGCTCACTGGGTCTCTTCCTCCGGACTTTGGCAGGAATTCCTCTCTCTTGTATTTGGATCTCTCTGATAATATGCTCTCTGGTGCGATTCCTGCCGGAGTTTGCGAGCGTGGAACACTTATGGAGCTGCTCTTGATCGACAACCAGTTCACCGGTAGCTTGCCAGAGAGCCTCGGCAAATGCCGAACTCTCAGACGGATCCGGCTGGCGAACAATCAACTCTCAGGGCCAATCCCTGACGATCTCTGGGGTTTGCCGCACGTCTCGCTCTTGGAACTCGTCAATAACTCGTTCACCGGCAGTATCTCCCCTCAAATTTCCGGCGCTGCCAATCTCTCCAAGCTTCTCTTGTCCGACAACCAGTTCAGTGGAAACATTCCATCAGAAATTGGAATGGCTTTGAATCTCTATGAATTCTCCGCGGATAACAACAGACTAACTGGCCCACTTCCGGCTTCTCTTGGTGATCTTACTGACGTTTTTCGGCTGAGCCTTAGCAATAACTCACTTTCTGGTGATCTTCTTAGGGGAATTCAGTCATGGACGAAGCTCACTGAGCTCACTCTTTCTGACAATGGCTTCACTGGAACGATACCTTCGGAGCTTGGTGATCTCCCTGTTTTGAACTATCTTGACCTCTCTGGTAACAAGCTCACTGGTGAGATTCCTCTGCAGCTGCAGAACCTGAAGCTTAATCACTTCAATCTTTCAGAAAACCAGCTCTCAGGGCCAATCCCACCGTTTTATGCCTCCGAGGCCTACCGGGACAGCTTCCTGGGCAACCTGGGCCTTTGCGGTGACCTGCCTGATCTATGTCCTAGCTCACAAGATCATGCTTCCGATCACCATGGAGTATTTTGGCTTATTCGGTCCATTTTCATCATCACTGCATTGGTTTTGATCATTGGTATTGCTTGGTTCTACTTGAGGTATAGGAATTTCAAGAAGGCTAAGCTTGGGATGGACAAGTCTAAGTGGACATTGACTTCGTTTCACAAACTGGGATTCAGTGAATATGAGATATTGGATTGCcttgatgaagataatgttaTTGGCAGCGGAGCCTCGGGGAGAGTTTATAAGGCTGTGCTTAGCAATGGTGAGGCGGTTGCGGTGAAGAAGCTCTGGGGGCCATCAAACAAGAGTGCGGAGAATTATGATAAGGCTTCTAATGATGCGTTTGAGGCTGAGGTGACAACACTTGGTAAGATCAGGCATAAGAACATTGTGAAGCTGTGGTGTTCTTGCACTCACAAGGATTGCAAGCTTCTTGTGTATGAATACATGCCTAATGGGAGCTTGGGGGACTTGTTGCATAGCAGCAAGGGGAGGCTTTTGGATTGGCCGATGAGGTATAAGATCGCATTGGATGCAGCCGAGGGCTTGTCGTATTTGCATCATGACTGTGTGCCACCGATCGTGCATAGAGACGTCAAGTCGAACAACATCTTACTAGATGAAGAGTTCCGGGCGAGAGTTGCTGATTTCGGTGTTGCAAAGGCTGTTGAGGCGATTGGAAAGGGGCCGAAATCTATGTCGGTCATTGCTGGATCATGTGGATATATCGCACCAG AGTATGCTTACACTCTTCGGGTGAATGAGAAGAGCGACATATACAGCTTCGGCGTCGTAATTCTTGAACTAGTAACCGGAAAACCACCAGTAGATCCTGAATTCGGCGAGAAAGATCTCGCAAAATGGGTGTGCAGCATATTGGATCAAAAAGGTTTAGACCATATCATAGACCCAGAACTCGATTCCTGCTACATGGAGGAGATATGCAAAGTCCTAAACATCGGCATTCTTTGCACAAGCTCACTTCCGATAAACCGTCCATCAATGAGAAGAGTCGTCAAGATGCTGCTCGAAGTCTGCCCAGATGATAACgacaacaacaaaagcaagaagactGAAACTAAAGATGGAAAACTGCCTCCATACTACGATAACTCTGAACACAGCAGCATTGcttga